One genomic segment of Euzebya sp. includes these proteins:
- a CDS encoding MFS transporter: MTEDDGGTAGARRGLRAVLVRPAYRRLWTAQTVSRWGDVFNTVALAVLVFQLTGSGLGVTGVVVAEIIPVLLLAPLAGAVIDRLPAVKVMIAADVWRMALALLLPFVAGSVVTVYMIAFGLSAGAVFFNPASQSVVPAILEEDELIAGNSGLWTAAVVSQIVLAPLAGGMVAVLGVTPAFLLNAATYAVSAVVLIGLVVAVPVAAEAAADKRGWWRRAVEGVGIITGTPLLRLLATIQLLAALSAGATSALLIVLATDHLGVGPKGFGTLLAGIGVGAALGPLLLTRITDDPRRPAFVFGPFVLRGGVDLILASVQAFPAAVGALGVYGLGTSTGMVTFNSLLQAETTPATRGRVFASFDAIWQLGRLMSLAVGGVLTDAVGITAVYYLGGALLLAAGAAGFSRTGHVADARS; this comes from the coding sequence ATGACCGAGGACGACGGCGGGACTGCTGGCGCTCGCAGGGGCCTGCGTGCCGTGCTGGTCCGGCCGGCCTACCGACGGTTGTGGACGGCGCAGACGGTGTCGCGGTGGGGCGACGTGTTCAACACCGTCGCGCTGGCCGTCCTGGTGTTCCAGCTGACGGGGTCCGGACTGGGCGTCACCGGCGTCGTGGTGGCCGAGATCATCCCCGTGCTGCTGCTGGCGCCACTGGCCGGCGCCGTCATCGACCGGCTCCCTGCCGTGAAGGTGATGATCGCTGCGGATGTGTGGCGGATGGCTCTGGCCCTGCTGCTGCCGTTCGTCGCCGGATCGGTCGTGACTGTCTACATGATCGCGTTCGGCCTGTCCGCCGGCGCGGTGTTCTTCAACCCGGCGTCACAGAGCGTCGTGCCGGCCATCTTGGAGGAGGACGAGCTCATCGCCGGCAACTCCGGGCTGTGGACCGCTGCGGTGGTCTCTCAGATCGTCCTGGCGCCCTTGGCCGGTGGGATGGTGGCCGTCCTCGGCGTGACCCCCGCGTTCCTGCTCAACGCCGCGACCTACGCCGTCTCGGCCGTCGTGCTCATCGGCCTAGTCGTGGCCGTCCCCGTGGCAGCGGAGGCCGCGGCGGACAAGCGCGGCTGGTGGCGACGTGCCGTCGAGGGGGTCGGGATCATCACCGGCACGCCGCTGCTGCGGCTGCTCGCGACGATCCAGCTGCTGGCGGCGCTGTCCGCCGGGGCGACCTCCGCCTTGCTGATCGTGCTGGCGACCGACCACCTCGGCGTCGGCCCGAAAGGGTTCGGGACGTTGCTGGCCGGCATCGGAGTGGGCGCTGCCCTCGGCCCGTTGCTGCTCACCCGAATCACCGACGATCCGCGTCGTCCGGCGTTCGTGTTCGGCCCGTTCGTGCTGCGCGGTGGCGTGGATCTCATCTTGGCGTCCGTGCAAGCCTTCCCCGCGGCGGTCGGTGCGCTGGGGGTCTACGGCCTGGGCACCTCCACCGGCATGGTGACGTTCAACTCGCTGCTGCAGGCCGAGACGACTCCGGCCACCCGGGGGCGGGTGTTCGCGAGCTTCGACGCCATATGGCAGCTGGGGCGCCTGATGTCCCTCGCCGTCGGCGGCGTCCTCACAGATGCCGTCGGCATTACGGCCGTCTACTACCTCGGCGGCGCGTTGCTGCTCGCGGCAGGGGCTGCGGGCTTCTCCCGGACCGGACACGTCGCTGATGCGCGCAGCTGA
- a CDS encoding NAD(P)/FAD-dependent oxidoreductase, translated as MAGVNAANKCAAAGWRVAIVDELPYGGTCALRGCDPKKILRRGAEIIDSARLLAGKGIDPQGLAINWADLMGHKHGFTEPVPQQMEDGLASNGVETLRGRATFTGPTTLAINGASYDTRHVLIATGARPRPLDIVGAEHLIDSTAFLDLPRLPGRILFVGGGFVSFEFAHIAARAGSRPMIIDRGARPLKGFDPDLVDLLTRRSHQAGIEIQTHTSLVAVETTGDAYRVTLDTAGQEHTIEVDLVVHGAGRVPLLDDLDLDAAGVAYGPQGVHVGGHLQSTTNPAVYAAGDAADTPGMPLTPVAVFEGKVAASNMLKGQTTVPDYDGVPTSVFTIPELVRVGPLEADARDTYGDDLDVRYRDTSGWYANYRIGETAAATKILINTASDTIIGAHMLGPEYAEVINIFALAIKLGLTTRQLKSMTPAYPTVGSDLGSML; from the coding sequence ATGGCCGGCGTGAACGCGGCCAACAAGTGCGCTGCGGCCGGCTGGCGAGTCGCGATCGTCGATGAGCTGCCCTACGGCGGCACCTGCGCGCTGCGCGGATGCGACCCGAAGAAGATCCTCCGCCGAGGTGCCGAGATCATCGACAGCGCTCGCCTGCTGGCCGGCAAGGGCATCGATCCGCAGGGTCTGGCGATCAACTGGGCCGACCTGATGGGCCACAAGCACGGCTTCACCGAGCCCGTCCCCCAGCAGATGGAGGACGGCCTTGCCTCCAACGGCGTGGAGACTCTCCGTGGCCGCGCCACCTTCACCGGCCCCACCACCCTGGCCATCAACGGCGCCAGCTATGACACCCGGCATGTGCTGATCGCCACCGGTGCCCGCCCCCGCCCGCTGGACATCGTCGGTGCTGAGCACCTGATCGACTCCACCGCGTTCCTCGACCTGCCCCGGCTGCCCGGCAGGATCCTGTTCGTCGGTGGCGGGTTCGTGTCCTTCGAGTTCGCCCACATCGCCGCACGGGCCGGCAGCCGCCCCATGATCATCGACCGCGGCGCACGACCGCTCAAGGGCTTCGACCCCGACCTGGTCGACCTCCTCACCCGCCGCAGCCACCAGGCCGGCATCGAGATTCAGACCCACACCTCCCTGGTTGCCGTCGAGACGACCGGCGATGCCTACCGGGTGACGCTGGACACCGCTGGGCAGGAGCACACCATCGAGGTGGACCTTGTCGTGCACGGCGCCGGACGGGTCCCGTTGCTGGACGACCTCGACCTCGACGCAGCCGGTGTCGCATACGGGCCACAGGGAGTGCACGTCGGCGGGCATCTGCAGAGCACCACCAACCCGGCCGTCTACGCCGCCGGCGATGCCGCCGACACCCCTGGGATGCCGCTGACCCCAGTGGCGGTGTTCGAGGGCAAGGTCGCCGCCTCCAACATGCTGAAGGGCCAGACGACCGTCCCCGATTACGACGGCGTGCCCACCAGTGTCTTCACCATCCCCGAGTTGGTGCGTGTGGGTCCGCTGGAAGCCGACGCCCGCGACACCTACGGCGACGATCTGGACGTCCGCTACCGCGACACCAGCGGCTGGTACGCCAACTACCGCATCGGCGAGACCGCCGCCGCCACCAAGATCCTGATCAACACCGCCAGCGACACCATCATCGGCGCCCACATGCTGGGCCCCGAGTACGCCGAGGTCATCAACATCTTCGCCCTCGCCATCAAGCTGGGCCTCACCACCCGACAGCTCAAGTCCATGACCCCCGCCTACCCCACCGTCGGCTCCGACCTCGGCTCCATGCTGTGA
- a CDS encoding thioredoxin family protein, translating into MDLTLLYFDGCPNWQTMADRLDTLAGELDLEVSRQTVTTAEEAEAVGFLGSPTLMVDGHDPFAEGGDPAGLSCRVYVTPDGPAGSPTLAQLRAVLTAAGERS; encoded by the coding sequence ATGGATTTGACCCTGCTGTACTTCGATGGCTGCCCGAACTGGCAGACGATGGCCGACCGGCTGGACACCCTCGCCGGTGAGCTGGATCTGGAGGTGAGTCGACAGACTGTGACGACGGCGGAGGAAGCCGAGGCCGTCGGGTTCCTCGGTTCACCGACGTTGATGGTCGACGGGCACGACCCGTTCGCCGAGGGTGGTGACCCCGCCGGGTTGAGCTGCCGCGTGTATGTCACACCTGACGGCCCCGCCGGTTCGCCGACGCTCGCCCAGCTGCGGGCCGTGCTCACCGCCGCTGGAGAGCGGTCGTGA
- a CDS encoding heavy metal-responsive transcriptional regulator, giving the protein MLIGMVAQTTGVTTKALRFWEANGLLHPPARTAGGYRDYPHDVVDRITFILAAQAAGLPLRQIREILAIRDDGQPPCGHTAELVDQRLADIEQRMSELERMRTVLQQVRKRLDALDSTDCGGAAICSAILPDPSTTARLGSAYGR; this is encoded by the coding sequence ATGTTGATCGGCATGGTGGCGCAGACAACCGGTGTGACCACCAAGGCGCTGCGGTTCTGGGAGGCCAACGGCCTGCTGCATCCGCCTGCGCGCACCGCTGGCGGCTACCGCGACTATCCCCACGACGTGGTCGACCGCATCACGTTCATCCTCGCCGCACAGGCTGCAGGTCTGCCGTTGCGCCAGATCCGCGAGATCCTGGCGATCCGCGACGACGGACAGCCGCCGTGCGGCCACACCGCCGAGCTGGTCGATCAGCGCCTGGCCGACATTGAGCAGCGGATGTCAGAGCTGGAGCGGATGCGGACCGTGCTCCAGCAGGTCCGCAAGCGCCTCGATGCCTTGGACTCCACCGACTGCGGCGGCGCCGCGATCTGTTCGGCCATACTCCCTGACCCCTCCACGACGGCGCGCCTCGGCTCCGCTTACGGGCGATGA